From Gopherus flavomarginatus isolate rGopFla2 chromosome 16, rGopFla2.mat.asm, whole genome shotgun sequence, a single genomic window includes:
- the NAB2 gene encoding NGFI-A-binding protein 2 isoform X1 gives MALPRTLGELQLYRVLQRANLLSYYETFIQQGGDDVQQLCEAGEEEFLEIMALVGMATKPLHVRRLQKALREWAANPGLFSQPMASLPVSSIPLFKISESGGRKSLSNGHASPGEAPGKATPPACSPSEPGEKLSPLPTPQWPGRSTPESEGGGAEEDGGPPPFSPGAGGDPAPEQLDPELARTVAESVERLLQSCPRGGEPGLRTLMKLNKKLAKAVGHIFQLDDGDRRKEEEIRRHSAIYGRGEARRRDGKPLTLHELTINEAAAQFCLRDHTLLLRRVELFSLSRQVARESTYLSSLKGARSHPDESGAVQPKKLKQEVGEQSRPEPLQLPGGSESYAPPYRASLEEDTASLSGESLDGHLQAVSSCPRLTPPPSTAPDLPLSLPPHGLWSRHILQQTLMDEGLRLARLVSHERVGRLSPCLPGKSPGPEFEDGLAEGAPPAQAESHRSSVKVEQETSRQ, from the exons ATGGCCCTGCCCCGCACCCTGGGCGAGCTGCAGCTGTACCGGGTGCTGCAGCGGGCCAACCTGCTCTCCTACTACGAGACCTTCATCCAGCAGGGCGGGGACGACGTGCAGCAGCTGTGTGAGGCGGGCGAGGAAGAGTTCCTGGAGATCATGGCGCTGGTCGGCATGGCCACCAAGCCCCTGCACGTCCGGCGCCTCCAGAAGGCCCTGCGGGAGTGGGCCGCCAACCCTGGCCTCTTCAGCCAGCCCATGGCCTCCCTGCCCGTCAGCAGCATCCCCCTCTTCAAGATCTCCGAGAGCGGCGGGCGCAAGTCGCTCAGCAACGGGCACGCCAGCCCTGGCGAGGCCCCGGGCAAGGCCACGCCGCCCGCCTGCAGCCCCTCGGAGCCGGGGGAGAAGctctcccccctgcccaccccccagtGGCCAGGGCGGAGCACCCCGGAGTCGGAGGGGGGCGGCGCAGAGGAGGACGGGGGGCCGCCCCCCTTCTCGCCAGGGGCAGGCGGGGATCCGGCCCCGGAGCAGCTGGACCCGGAGCTGGCGAGGACGGTGGCGGAGAGCGTGGAGCGGCTCCTGCAGAGCTGCCCGCGGGGGGGCGAGCCCGGGCTGCGCACCCTGATGAAACTCAACAAGAAGCTGGCCAAGGCGGTGGGGCACATCTTCCAGCTGGACGACGGGGACCGGCGCAAGGAGGAGGAGATCCGGCGGCACAGCGCCATCTACGGGCGGGGCGAGGCCCGGCGCCGCGACGGCAAGCCGCTCACGCTGCACGAG CTCACCATCAACGAGGCGGCCGCGCAGTTCTGCCTGCGCGACCACACTCTGCTGCTGCGCCGGGTGGAGCTGTTCTCCCTGTCGCGCCAGGTGGCCCGGGAAAGCACCTACCTGTCCTCGCTCAAGGGAGCCAG GTCGCATCCGGACGAGAGCGGAGCCGTGCAGCCCAAAAAGCTGAAGCAGGAG GTGGGTGAGCAGAGCCgccctgagcccctgcagctgccgGGGGGGTCGGAGTCCTACGCCCCCCCGTACAGAGCCAGCCTGGAGGAGGACACGGCCAGCCTGTCGGGAGAGAGCCTGGATGGGCATCTGCAGG CCGTCAGCTCCTGCCCCCGCCTCACGccgccccccagcaccgcccccgacctgcccctcagcctccccccccaCGGGCTCTGGAGCCGCCACATCCTGCAGCAGACGCTGATGGACGAGGGGCTGCGCCTGGCCCGGCTGGTGTCCCACGAGCGTGTCGGGCGCCTCAGCCCCTGCCTGCCAGGCAAGTCCCCGGGCCCAG AGTTCGAGGACGGGCTGGCAGAgggggcccccccagcccaggccgAGTCCCACCGGAGCAGTGTCAAGGTGGAGCAGGAGACCAGCCGGCAGTGA
- the NAB2 gene encoding NGFI-A-binding protein 2 isoform X2, producing the protein MALPRTLGELQLYRVLQRANLLSYYETFIQQGGDDVQQLCEAGEEEFLEIMALVGMATKPLHVRRLQKALREWAANPGLFSQPMASLPVSSIPLFKISESGGRKSLSNGHASPGEAPGKATPPACSPSEPGEKLSPLPTPQWPGRSTPESEGGGAEEDGGPPPFSPGAGGDPAPEQLDPELARTVAESVERLLQSCPRGGEPGLRTLMKLNKKLAKAVGHIFQLDDGDRRKEEEIRRHSAIYGRGEARRRDGKPLTLHELTINEAAAQFCLRDHTLLLRRVELFSLSRQVARESTYLSSLKGARSHPDESGAVQPKKLKQEVGEQSRPEPLQLPGGSESYAPPYRASLEEDTASLSGESLDGHLQAVSSCPRLTPPPSTAPDLPLSLPPHGLWSRHILQQTLMDEGLRLARLVSHERVGRLSPCLPEFEDGLAEGAPPAQAESHRSSVKVEQETSRQ; encoded by the exons ATGGCCCTGCCCCGCACCCTGGGCGAGCTGCAGCTGTACCGGGTGCTGCAGCGGGCCAACCTGCTCTCCTACTACGAGACCTTCATCCAGCAGGGCGGGGACGACGTGCAGCAGCTGTGTGAGGCGGGCGAGGAAGAGTTCCTGGAGATCATGGCGCTGGTCGGCATGGCCACCAAGCCCCTGCACGTCCGGCGCCTCCAGAAGGCCCTGCGGGAGTGGGCCGCCAACCCTGGCCTCTTCAGCCAGCCCATGGCCTCCCTGCCCGTCAGCAGCATCCCCCTCTTCAAGATCTCCGAGAGCGGCGGGCGCAAGTCGCTCAGCAACGGGCACGCCAGCCCTGGCGAGGCCCCGGGCAAGGCCACGCCGCCCGCCTGCAGCCCCTCGGAGCCGGGGGAGAAGctctcccccctgcccaccccccagtGGCCAGGGCGGAGCACCCCGGAGTCGGAGGGGGGCGGCGCAGAGGAGGACGGGGGGCCGCCCCCCTTCTCGCCAGGGGCAGGCGGGGATCCGGCCCCGGAGCAGCTGGACCCGGAGCTGGCGAGGACGGTGGCGGAGAGCGTGGAGCGGCTCCTGCAGAGCTGCCCGCGGGGGGGCGAGCCCGGGCTGCGCACCCTGATGAAACTCAACAAGAAGCTGGCCAAGGCGGTGGGGCACATCTTCCAGCTGGACGACGGGGACCGGCGCAAGGAGGAGGAGATCCGGCGGCACAGCGCCATCTACGGGCGGGGCGAGGCCCGGCGCCGCGACGGCAAGCCGCTCACGCTGCACGAG CTCACCATCAACGAGGCGGCCGCGCAGTTCTGCCTGCGCGACCACACTCTGCTGCTGCGCCGGGTGGAGCTGTTCTCCCTGTCGCGCCAGGTGGCCCGGGAAAGCACCTACCTGTCCTCGCTCAAGGGAGCCAG GTCGCATCCGGACGAGAGCGGAGCCGTGCAGCCCAAAAAGCTGAAGCAGGAG GTGGGTGAGCAGAGCCgccctgagcccctgcagctgccgGGGGGGTCGGAGTCCTACGCCCCCCCGTACAGAGCCAGCCTGGAGGAGGACACGGCCAGCCTGTCGGGAGAGAGCCTGGATGGGCATCTGCAGG CCGTCAGCTCCTGCCCCCGCCTCACGccgccccccagcaccgcccccgacctgcccctcagcctccccccccaCGGGCTCTGGAGCCGCCACATCCTGCAGCAGACGCTGATGGACGAGGGGCTGCGCCTGGCCCGGCTGGTGTCCCACGAGCGTGTCGGGCGCCTCAGCCCCTGCCTGCCAG AGTTCGAGGACGGGCTGGCAGAgggggcccccccagcccaggccgAGTCCCACCGGAGCAGTGTCAAGGTGGAGCAGGAGACCAGCCGGCAGTGA
- the NAB2 gene encoding NGFI-A-binding protein 2 isoform X3: MALPRTLGELQLYRVLQRANLLSYYETFIQQGGDDVQQLCEAGEEEFLEIMALVGMATKPLHVRRLQKALREWAANPGLFSQPMASLPVSSIPLFKISESGGRKSLSNGHASPGEAPGKATPPACSPSEPGEKLSPLPTPQWPGRSTPESEGGGAEEDGGPPPFSPGAGGDPAPEQLDPELARTVAESVERLLQSCPRGGEPGLRTLMKLNKKLAKAVGHIFQLDDGDRRKEEEIRRHSAIYGRGEARRRDGKPLTLHELTINEAAAQFCLRDHTLLLRRVELFSLSRQVARESTYLSSLKGARSHPDESGAVQPKKLKQEVGEQSRPEPLQLPGGSESYAPPYRASLEEDTASLSGESLDGHLQEFEDGLAEGAPPAQAESHRSSVKVEQETSRQ, encoded by the exons ATGGCCCTGCCCCGCACCCTGGGCGAGCTGCAGCTGTACCGGGTGCTGCAGCGGGCCAACCTGCTCTCCTACTACGAGACCTTCATCCAGCAGGGCGGGGACGACGTGCAGCAGCTGTGTGAGGCGGGCGAGGAAGAGTTCCTGGAGATCATGGCGCTGGTCGGCATGGCCACCAAGCCCCTGCACGTCCGGCGCCTCCAGAAGGCCCTGCGGGAGTGGGCCGCCAACCCTGGCCTCTTCAGCCAGCCCATGGCCTCCCTGCCCGTCAGCAGCATCCCCCTCTTCAAGATCTCCGAGAGCGGCGGGCGCAAGTCGCTCAGCAACGGGCACGCCAGCCCTGGCGAGGCCCCGGGCAAGGCCACGCCGCCCGCCTGCAGCCCCTCGGAGCCGGGGGAGAAGctctcccccctgcccaccccccagtGGCCAGGGCGGAGCACCCCGGAGTCGGAGGGGGGCGGCGCAGAGGAGGACGGGGGGCCGCCCCCCTTCTCGCCAGGGGCAGGCGGGGATCCGGCCCCGGAGCAGCTGGACCCGGAGCTGGCGAGGACGGTGGCGGAGAGCGTGGAGCGGCTCCTGCAGAGCTGCCCGCGGGGGGGCGAGCCCGGGCTGCGCACCCTGATGAAACTCAACAAGAAGCTGGCCAAGGCGGTGGGGCACATCTTCCAGCTGGACGACGGGGACCGGCGCAAGGAGGAGGAGATCCGGCGGCACAGCGCCATCTACGGGCGGGGCGAGGCCCGGCGCCGCGACGGCAAGCCGCTCACGCTGCACGAG CTCACCATCAACGAGGCGGCCGCGCAGTTCTGCCTGCGCGACCACACTCTGCTGCTGCGCCGGGTGGAGCTGTTCTCCCTGTCGCGCCAGGTGGCCCGGGAAAGCACCTACCTGTCCTCGCTCAAGGGAGCCAG GTCGCATCCGGACGAGAGCGGAGCCGTGCAGCCCAAAAAGCTGAAGCAGGAG GTGGGTGAGCAGAGCCgccctgagcccctgcagctgccgGGGGGGTCGGAGTCCTACGCCCCCCCGTACAGAGCCAGCCTGGAGGAGGACACGGCCAGCCTGTCGGGAGAGAGCCTGGATGGGCATCTGCAGG AGTTCGAGGACGGGCTGGCAGAgggggcccccccagcccaggccgAGTCCCACCGGAGCAGTGTCAAGGTGGAGCAGGAGACCAGCCGGCAGTGA